The proteins below are encoded in one region of Sander lucioperca isolate FBNREF2018 chromosome 11, SLUC_FBN_1.2, whole genome shotgun sequence:
- the hnrnpm gene encoding heterogeneous nuclear ribonucleoprotein M isoform X3, which yields MSTEQAENTNVAEKAGQQQQPGDVNGKAKHESNSSRKERPQKRGGGGRYEPYGNVNKRYRVFVSNIPYDVKWQALKDLMKEKVGEVTYVEHLMDAEGKSRGCAVVEFRTEELMKKAVEKVNKHNLNGRPLKVKEDPDGVIAQREINKAQGGGPPGGHGGMGAMGGMGGMGGMDRMNMDRMGPGPNGSMVNIPPSLMNNPNIPNEIIHGLQAGRIGSTVFVANLDYKVGWKKLKEVFSMAGMVVRADILEDKDGKSRGMGTVTFDMPIEAVQAVSMFNGQLLFNRVMHVKLDEKSLPKDFGPPDRAAAAAAALPRGLSGIGLGLGPGGQPIDANQLNRGGGGGGGGMGNMGPGGMDGMGFGNMGGRMGGGGGGMDNFGGMNNMDRFGSSGMGRMNGNSLGMDRMNSGMDRLGTSMDRMAGMDRMGMDRMDRGSDLDRLGSGFDRMGSGMDRLGPSMDRLGPGLDRMSSSMDRLGPAGFERLGPSGLDRMGSGLDFGSPMGMDRMGNTGLDRMASSFDRIGSAGGIERFPSGGLDRMSSSMDRMGSGGVGGQFDRSADMDRGFGGNSFGGAGGPGTGGGNVRKGCQIFVRNLPFDFNWKMLKDTFNTCGMVQYADIKMENGKSKGCGVVRFDTPETAERVCRTMNGYRLNGREIDVRIDRNA from the exons ATGTCCACCGAGCAGGCCGAAAACACTAACGTGGCCGAGAAAGcaggccagcagcagcagccggg AGACGTGAATGGGAAAGCCAAGCATGAGTCCAATTCAAGCAGgaaggagaggccccagaaaaGAGGTGGAGGCGGGCGCTACGAACCCTATGGAAACGTGAACAAAAGATACCGCGTTTTTGTCAGCAACATTCCATATGATGTCAAATGGCAAGCTCTCAAAGACCTGATGAAAGAAAAAG TGGGTGAGGTAACGTACGTGGAACACTTAATGGACGCAGAAGGCAAATCGAgg GGTTGTGC TGTTGTTGAGTTTAGGACTGAAGAGCTAATGAAGAAAGCAGTGGAGAAGGTCAACAAGCACAACCTCAATGGACGACCCCTAAAAGTGAAAGAG GACCCTGATGGTGTGATTGCTCAGAGAGAAATCAACAAGGCTCAAGGTGGAGGCCCTCCAGGAGGCCATGGCGGAATGGGAGCAATGGGAGGAATGGGTGGAATGGGCGGAATGGATCGCATGAACATGGATCGAATGGGCCCTGGACCGAATGGCTCCATGGTCAACATTCCTCCTAGCCTGATGAACAACCCCAACATCCCCAATGAGATCATCCACGGTCTCCAGGCTGGAAGGATTGGCAGCACTGTCTTTGTGGCTAAT CTTGACTATAAAGTGGGCTGGAAGAAGCTGAAAGAGGTATTCAGCATGGCGGGCATGGTGGTAAGGGCTGACATTCTGGAAGACAAGGATGGGAAAAGCAGAGGCATGGGCACAGTTACATTTGATATGCCCATTGAAGCCGTCCAAGCTGTCT CTATGTTTAATGGGCAGCTGTTATTTAACAGAGTCATGCACGTCAAACTG GATGAGAAGTCCCTGCCCAAAGATTTTGGACCACCGgacagagctgctgctgctgctgccgctctTCCCC GTGGTCTGAGTGGTATTGGTTTGGGCCTGGGACCTGGTGGCCAGCCCATTGATGCTAACCAGCTcaatagaggaggaggaggaggtggtggaggaATGGGCAACATGGGCCCTGGAG GAATGGATGGAATGGGCTTTGGCAACATGGGAGGACGTATGGGAGGAGGCGGAGGCG GAATGGACAACTTTGGAGGAATGAACAACATGGATCGTTTTGGTTCTTCAGGAATGGGCAGGATGAACG gaaactCTCTGGGTATGGACCGCATGAACTCTGGGATGGACCGCCTGGGAACCAGCATGGATCGCATGGCAGGGATGGACCGGATGGGCATGGACAGGATGGACCGTGGGTCTGACCTGGACAGACTAGGTTCTGGGTTCGACCGGATGGGTTCGGGGATGGACCGGCTGGGGCCCAGTATGGACAGGCTTGGACCTGGCCTGGACCGTATGAGCTCCAGCATGGACCGCCTCGGCCCAGCTGGGTTTGAACGCTTGGGCCCGTCTGGTTTGGATCGCATGGGTTCTGGCCTGGACTTTGGCTCCCCAATGGGTATGGATCGCATGGGCAACACCGGGCTTGACAGAATGGCCAGCAGCTTTGACCGCATTGGCTCAGCTGGAGGAATTGAGCGCTTCCCCTCCGGTGGCCTCGACCGCATGAGCTCTAGCATGGATCGGATGGGGTCTGGAGGTGTTGGTGGTCAGTTTGATCGCTCTGCTGACATGGATCGTGGATTTGGTGGGAATTCctttggaggagctggagggcCTGGGACTGGGGGAGGCAATGTCAGGAAGGGATGCCAGATCTTTGTCAGAAAT ctgcCATTTGACTTCAACTGGAAGATGCTGAAGGATACCTTCAACACATGCG GCATGGTTCAGTATGCTGATATTAAGATGGAGAACGGCAAGTCCAAGGGCTGTGGCGTGGTTCGCTTCGACACCCCTGAAACTGCGGAGCGCGTCTGCCGGACCATGAATGGCTATCGGCTGAATGGAAGAGAAATTGATGTTAGGATTGATAGGAATGCATAA
- the hnrnpm gene encoding heterogeneous nuclear ribonucleoprotein M isoform X2: MSTEQAENTNVAEKAGQQQQPGDVNGKAKHESNSSRKERPQKRGGGGRYEPYGNVNKRYRVFVSNIPYDVKWQALKDLMKEKVGEVTYVEHLMDAEGKSRGCAVVEFRTEELMKKAVEKVNKHNLNGRPLKVKEDPDGVIAQREINKAQGGGPPGGHGGMGAMGGMGGMGGMDRMNMDRMGPGPNGSMVNIPPSLMNNPNIPNEIIHGLQAGRIGSTVFVANLDYKVGWKKLKEVFSMAGMVVRADILEDKDGKSRGMGTVTFDMPIEAVQAVSMFNGQLLFNRVMHVKLDEKSLPKDFGPPDRAAAAAAALPRGLSGIGLGLGPGGQPIDANQLNRGGGGGGMDNFGGMNNMDRFGSSGMGRMNEMDRGIGGAFDREFGRNEMGMSRNNFGDSFERGMGNSLGMDRMNSGMDRLGTSMDRMAGMDRMGMDRMDRGSDLDRLGSGFDRMGSGMDRLGPSMDRLGPGLDRMSSSMDRLGPAGFERLGPSGLDRMGSGLDFGSPMGMDRMGNTGLDRMASSFDRIGSAGGIERFPSGGLDRMSSSMDRMGSGGVGGQFDRSADMDRGFGGNSFGGAGGPGTGGGNVRKGCQIFVRNLPFDFNWKMLKDTFNTCGMVQYADIKMENGKSKGCGVVRFDTPETAERVCRTMNGYRLNGREIDVRIDRNA; the protein is encoded by the exons ATGTCCACCGAGCAGGCCGAAAACACTAACGTGGCCGAGAAAGcaggccagcagcagcagccggg AGACGTGAATGGGAAAGCCAAGCATGAGTCCAATTCAAGCAGgaaggagaggccccagaaaaGAGGTGGAGGCGGGCGCTACGAACCCTATGGAAACGTGAACAAAAGATACCGCGTTTTTGTCAGCAACATTCCATATGATGTCAAATGGCAAGCTCTCAAAGACCTGATGAAAGAAAAAG TGGGTGAGGTAACGTACGTGGAACACTTAATGGACGCAGAAGGCAAATCGAgg GGTTGTGC TGTTGTTGAGTTTAGGACTGAAGAGCTAATGAAGAAAGCAGTGGAGAAGGTCAACAAGCACAACCTCAATGGACGACCCCTAAAAGTGAAAGAG GACCCTGATGGTGTGATTGCTCAGAGAGAAATCAACAAGGCTCAAGGTGGAGGCCCTCCAGGAGGCCATGGCGGAATGGGAGCAATGGGAGGAATGGGTGGAATGGGCGGAATGGATCGCATGAACATGGATCGAATGGGCCCTGGACCGAATGGCTCCATGGTCAACATTCCTCCTAGCCTGATGAACAACCCCAACATCCCCAATGAGATCATCCACGGTCTCCAGGCTGGAAGGATTGGCAGCACTGTCTTTGTGGCTAAT CTTGACTATAAAGTGGGCTGGAAGAAGCTGAAAGAGGTATTCAGCATGGCGGGCATGGTGGTAAGGGCTGACATTCTGGAAGACAAGGATGGGAAAAGCAGAGGCATGGGCACAGTTACATTTGATATGCCCATTGAAGCCGTCCAAGCTGTCT CTATGTTTAATGGGCAGCTGTTATTTAACAGAGTCATGCACGTCAAACTG GATGAGAAGTCCCTGCCCAAAGATTTTGGACCACCGgacagagctgctgctgctgctgccgctctTCCCC GTGGTCTGAGTGGTATTGGTTTGGGCCTGGGACCTGGTGGCCAGCCCATTGATGCTAACCAGCTcaatagaggaggaggaggaggtg GAATGGACAACTTTGGAGGAATGAACAACATGGATCGTTTTGGTTCTTCAGGAATGGGCAGGATGAACG AGATGGACCGTGGGATTGGTGGTGCTTTTGACAGGGAGTTTGGGCGGAATGAAATGGGAATGTCTCGCAATAATTTTGGAGACTCCTTTGAAAGAGGAATGG gaaactCTCTGGGTATGGACCGCATGAACTCTGGGATGGACCGCCTGGGAACCAGCATGGATCGCATGGCAGGGATGGACCGGATGGGCATGGACAGGATGGACCGTGGGTCTGACCTGGACAGACTAGGTTCTGGGTTCGACCGGATGGGTTCGGGGATGGACCGGCTGGGGCCCAGTATGGACAGGCTTGGACCTGGCCTGGACCGTATGAGCTCCAGCATGGACCGCCTCGGCCCAGCTGGGTTTGAACGCTTGGGCCCGTCTGGTTTGGATCGCATGGGTTCTGGCCTGGACTTTGGCTCCCCAATGGGTATGGATCGCATGGGCAACACCGGGCTTGACAGAATGGCCAGCAGCTTTGACCGCATTGGCTCAGCTGGAGGAATTGAGCGCTTCCCCTCCGGTGGCCTCGACCGCATGAGCTCTAGCATGGATCGGATGGGGTCTGGAGGTGTTGGTGGTCAGTTTGATCGCTCTGCTGACATGGATCGTGGATTTGGTGGGAATTCctttggaggagctggagggcCTGGGACTGGGGGAGGCAATGTCAGGAAGGGATGCCAGATCTTTGTCAGAAAT ctgcCATTTGACTTCAACTGGAAGATGCTGAAGGATACCTTCAACACATGCG GCATGGTTCAGTATGCTGATATTAAGATGGAGAACGGCAAGTCCAAGGGCTGTGGCGTGGTTCGCTTCGACACCCCTGAAACTGCGGAGCGCGTCTGCCGGACCATGAATGGCTATCGGCTGAATGGAAGAGAAATTGATGTTAGGATTGATAGGAATGCATAA
- the hnrnpm gene encoding heterogeneous nuclear ribonucleoprotein M isoform X4 has protein sequence MSTEQAENTNVAEKAGQQQQPGDVNGKAKHESNSSRKERPQKRGGGGRYEPYGNVNKRYRVFVSNIPYDVKWQALKDLMKEKVGEVTYVEHLMDAEGKSRGCAVVEFRTEELMKKAVEKVNKHNLNGRPLKVKEDPDGVIAQREINKAQGGGPPGGHGGMGAMGGMGGMGGMDRMNMDRMGPGPNGSMVNIPPSLMNNPNIPNEIIHGLQAGRIGSTVFVANLDYKVGWKKLKEVFSMAGMVVRADILEDKDGKSRGMGTVTFDMPIEAVQAVSMFNGQLLFNRVMHVKLDEKSLPKDFGPPDRAAAAAAALPRGLSGIGLGLGPGGQPIDANQLNRGGGGGGMDNFGGMNNMDRFGSSGMGRMNGNSLGMDRMNSGMDRLGTSMDRMAGMDRMGMDRMDRGSDLDRLGSGFDRMGSGMDRLGPSMDRLGPGLDRMSSSMDRLGPAGFERLGPSGLDRMGSGLDFGSPMGMDRMGNTGLDRMASSFDRIGSAGGIERFPSGGLDRMSSSMDRMGSGGVGGQFDRSADMDRGFGGNSFGGAGGPGTGGGNVRKGCQIFVRNLPFDFNWKMLKDTFNTCGMVQYADIKMENGKSKGCGVVRFDTPETAERVCRTMNGYRLNGREIDVRIDRNA, from the exons ATGTCCACCGAGCAGGCCGAAAACACTAACGTGGCCGAGAAAGcaggccagcagcagcagccggg AGACGTGAATGGGAAAGCCAAGCATGAGTCCAATTCAAGCAGgaaggagaggccccagaaaaGAGGTGGAGGCGGGCGCTACGAACCCTATGGAAACGTGAACAAAAGATACCGCGTTTTTGTCAGCAACATTCCATATGATGTCAAATGGCAAGCTCTCAAAGACCTGATGAAAGAAAAAG TGGGTGAGGTAACGTACGTGGAACACTTAATGGACGCAGAAGGCAAATCGAgg GGTTGTGC TGTTGTTGAGTTTAGGACTGAAGAGCTAATGAAGAAAGCAGTGGAGAAGGTCAACAAGCACAACCTCAATGGACGACCCCTAAAAGTGAAAGAG GACCCTGATGGTGTGATTGCTCAGAGAGAAATCAACAAGGCTCAAGGTGGAGGCCCTCCAGGAGGCCATGGCGGAATGGGAGCAATGGGAGGAATGGGTGGAATGGGCGGAATGGATCGCATGAACATGGATCGAATGGGCCCTGGACCGAATGGCTCCATGGTCAACATTCCTCCTAGCCTGATGAACAACCCCAACATCCCCAATGAGATCATCCACGGTCTCCAGGCTGGAAGGATTGGCAGCACTGTCTTTGTGGCTAAT CTTGACTATAAAGTGGGCTGGAAGAAGCTGAAAGAGGTATTCAGCATGGCGGGCATGGTGGTAAGGGCTGACATTCTGGAAGACAAGGATGGGAAAAGCAGAGGCATGGGCACAGTTACATTTGATATGCCCATTGAAGCCGTCCAAGCTGTCT CTATGTTTAATGGGCAGCTGTTATTTAACAGAGTCATGCACGTCAAACTG GATGAGAAGTCCCTGCCCAAAGATTTTGGACCACCGgacagagctgctgctgctgctgccgctctTCCCC GTGGTCTGAGTGGTATTGGTTTGGGCCTGGGACCTGGTGGCCAGCCCATTGATGCTAACCAGCTcaatagaggaggaggaggaggtg GAATGGACAACTTTGGAGGAATGAACAACATGGATCGTTTTGGTTCTTCAGGAATGGGCAGGATGAACG gaaactCTCTGGGTATGGACCGCATGAACTCTGGGATGGACCGCCTGGGAACCAGCATGGATCGCATGGCAGGGATGGACCGGATGGGCATGGACAGGATGGACCGTGGGTCTGACCTGGACAGACTAGGTTCTGGGTTCGACCGGATGGGTTCGGGGATGGACCGGCTGGGGCCCAGTATGGACAGGCTTGGACCTGGCCTGGACCGTATGAGCTCCAGCATGGACCGCCTCGGCCCAGCTGGGTTTGAACGCTTGGGCCCGTCTGGTTTGGATCGCATGGGTTCTGGCCTGGACTTTGGCTCCCCAATGGGTATGGATCGCATGGGCAACACCGGGCTTGACAGAATGGCCAGCAGCTTTGACCGCATTGGCTCAGCTGGAGGAATTGAGCGCTTCCCCTCCGGTGGCCTCGACCGCATGAGCTCTAGCATGGATCGGATGGGGTCTGGAGGTGTTGGTGGTCAGTTTGATCGCTCTGCTGACATGGATCGTGGATTTGGTGGGAATTCctttggaggagctggagggcCTGGGACTGGGGGAGGCAATGTCAGGAAGGGATGCCAGATCTTTGTCAGAAAT ctgcCATTTGACTTCAACTGGAAGATGCTGAAGGATACCTTCAACACATGCG GCATGGTTCAGTATGCTGATATTAAGATGGAGAACGGCAAGTCCAAGGGCTGTGGCGTGGTTCGCTTCGACACCCCTGAAACTGCGGAGCGCGTCTGCCGGACCATGAATGGCTATCGGCTGAATGGAAGAGAAATTGATGTTAGGATTGATAGGAATGCATAA
- the hnrnpm gene encoding heterogeneous nuclear ribonucleoprotein M isoform X1 produces the protein MSTEQAENTNVAEKAGQQQQPGDVNGKAKHESNSSRKERPQKRGGGGRYEPYGNVNKRYRVFVSNIPYDVKWQALKDLMKEKVGEVTYVEHLMDAEGKSRGCAVVEFRTEELMKKAVEKVNKHNLNGRPLKVKEDPDGVIAQREINKAQGGGPPGGHGGMGAMGGMGGMGGMDRMNMDRMGPGPNGSMVNIPPSLMNNPNIPNEIIHGLQAGRIGSTVFVANLDYKVGWKKLKEVFSMAGMVVRADILEDKDGKSRGMGTVTFDMPIEAVQAVSMFNGQLLFNRVMHVKLDEKSLPKDFGPPDRAAAAAAALPRGLSGIGLGLGPGGQPIDANQLNRGGGGGGGGMGNMGPGGMDGMGFGNMGGRMGGGGGGMDNFGGMNNMDRFGSSGMGRMNEMDRGIGGAFDREFGRNEMGMSRNNFGDSFERGMGNSLGMDRMNSGMDRLGTSMDRMAGMDRMGMDRMDRGSDLDRLGSGFDRMGSGMDRLGPSMDRLGPGLDRMSSSMDRLGPAGFERLGPSGLDRMGSGLDFGSPMGMDRMGNTGLDRMASSFDRIGSAGGIERFPSGGLDRMSSSMDRMGSGGVGGQFDRSADMDRGFGGNSFGGAGGPGTGGGNVRKGCQIFVRNLPFDFNWKMLKDTFNTCGMVQYADIKMENGKSKGCGVVRFDTPETAERVCRTMNGYRLNGREIDVRIDRNA, from the exons ATGTCCACCGAGCAGGCCGAAAACACTAACGTGGCCGAGAAAGcaggccagcagcagcagccggg AGACGTGAATGGGAAAGCCAAGCATGAGTCCAATTCAAGCAGgaaggagaggccccagaaaaGAGGTGGAGGCGGGCGCTACGAACCCTATGGAAACGTGAACAAAAGATACCGCGTTTTTGTCAGCAACATTCCATATGATGTCAAATGGCAAGCTCTCAAAGACCTGATGAAAGAAAAAG TGGGTGAGGTAACGTACGTGGAACACTTAATGGACGCAGAAGGCAAATCGAgg GGTTGTGC TGTTGTTGAGTTTAGGACTGAAGAGCTAATGAAGAAAGCAGTGGAGAAGGTCAACAAGCACAACCTCAATGGACGACCCCTAAAAGTGAAAGAG GACCCTGATGGTGTGATTGCTCAGAGAGAAATCAACAAGGCTCAAGGTGGAGGCCCTCCAGGAGGCCATGGCGGAATGGGAGCAATGGGAGGAATGGGTGGAATGGGCGGAATGGATCGCATGAACATGGATCGAATGGGCCCTGGACCGAATGGCTCCATGGTCAACATTCCTCCTAGCCTGATGAACAACCCCAACATCCCCAATGAGATCATCCACGGTCTCCAGGCTGGAAGGATTGGCAGCACTGTCTTTGTGGCTAAT CTTGACTATAAAGTGGGCTGGAAGAAGCTGAAAGAGGTATTCAGCATGGCGGGCATGGTGGTAAGGGCTGACATTCTGGAAGACAAGGATGGGAAAAGCAGAGGCATGGGCACAGTTACATTTGATATGCCCATTGAAGCCGTCCAAGCTGTCT CTATGTTTAATGGGCAGCTGTTATTTAACAGAGTCATGCACGTCAAACTG GATGAGAAGTCCCTGCCCAAAGATTTTGGACCACCGgacagagctgctgctgctgctgccgctctTCCCC GTGGTCTGAGTGGTATTGGTTTGGGCCTGGGACCTGGTGGCCAGCCCATTGATGCTAACCAGCTcaatagaggaggaggaggaggtggtggaggaATGGGCAACATGGGCCCTGGAG GAATGGATGGAATGGGCTTTGGCAACATGGGAGGACGTATGGGAGGAGGCGGAGGCG GAATGGACAACTTTGGAGGAATGAACAACATGGATCGTTTTGGTTCTTCAGGAATGGGCAGGATGAACG AGATGGACCGTGGGATTGGTGGTGCTTTTGACAGGGAGTTTGGGCGGAATGAAATGGGAATGTCTCGCAATAATTTTGGAGACTCCTTTGAAAGAGGAATGG gaaactCTCTGGGTATGGACCGCATGAACTCTGGGATGGACCGCCTGGGAACCAGCATGGATCGCATGGCAGGGATGGACCGGATGGGCATGGACAGGATGGACCGTGGGTCTGACCTGGACAGACTAGGTTCTGGGTTCGACCGGATGGGTTCGGGGATGGACCGGCTGGGGCCCAGTATGGACAGGCTTGGACCTGGCCTGGACCGTATGAGCTCCAGCATGGACCGCCTCGGCCCAGCTGGGTTTGAACGCTTGGGCCCGTCTGGTTTGGATCGCATGGGTTCTGGCCTGGACTTTGGCTCCCCAATGGGTATGGATCGCATGGGCAACACCGGGCTTGACAGAATGGCCAGCAGCTTTGACCGCATTGGCTCAGCTGGAGGAATTGAGCGCTTCCCCTCCGGTGGCCTCGACCGCATGAGCTCTAGCATGGATCGGATGGGGTCTGGAGGTGTTGGTGGTCAGTTTGATCGCTCTGCTGACATGGATCGTGGATTTGGTGGGAATTCctttggaggagctggagggcCTGGGACTGGGGGAGGCAATGTCAGGAAGGGATGCCAGATCTTTGTCAGAAAT ctgcCATTTGACTTCAACTGGAAGATGCTGAAGGATACCTTCAACACATGCG GCATGGTTCAGTATGCTGATATTAAGATGGAGAACGGCAAGTCCAAGGGCTGTGGCGTGGTTCGCTTCGACACCCCTGAAACTGCGGAGCGCGTCTGCCGGACCATGAATGGCTATCGGCTGAATGGAAGAGAAATTGATGTTAGGATTGATAGGAATGCATAA
- the hnrnpm gene encoding heterogeneous nuclear ribonucleoprotein M isoform X5, with translation MKKAVEKVNKHNLNGRPLKVKEDPDGVIAQREINKAQGGGPPGGHGGMGAMGGMGGMGGMDRMNMDRMGPGPNGSMVNIPPSLMNNPNIPNEIIHGLQAGRIGSTVFVANLDYKVGWKKLKEVFSMAGMVVRADILEDKDGKSRGMGTVTFDMPIEAVQAVSMFNGQLLFNRVMHVKLDEKSLPKDFGPPDRAAAAAAALPRGLSGIGLGLGPGGQPIDANQLNRGGGGGGGGMGNMGPGGMDGMGFGNMGGRMGGGGGGMDNFGGMNNMDRFGSSGMGRMNEMDRGIGGAFDREFGRNEMGMSRNNFGDSFERGMGNSLGMDRMNSGMDRLGTSMDRMAGMDRMGMDRMDRGSDLDRLGSGFDRMGSGMDRLGPSMDRLGPGLDRMSSSMDRLGPAGFERLGPSGLDRMGSGLDFGSPMGMDRMGNTGLDRMASSFDRIGSAGGIERFPSGGLDRMSSSMDRMGSGGVGGQFDRSADMDRGFGGNSFGGAGGPGTGGGNVRKGCQIFVRNLPFDFNWKMLKDTFNTCGMVQYADIKMENGKSKGCGVVRFDTPETAERVCRTMNGYRLNGREIDVRIDRNA, from the exons ATGAAGAAAGCAGTGGAGAAGGTCAACAAGCACAACCTCAATGGACGACCCCTAAAAGTGAAAGAG GACCCTGATGGTGTGATTGCTCAGAGAGAAATCAACAAGGCTCAAGGTGGAGGCCCTCCAGGAGGCCATGGCGGAATGGGAGCAATGGGAGGAATGGGTGGAATGGGCGGAATGGATCGCATGAACATGGATCGAATGGGCCCTGGACCGAATGGCTCCATGGTCAACATTCCTCCTAGCCTGATGAACAACCCCAACATCCCCAATGAGATCATCCACGGTCTCCAGGCTGGAAGGATTGGCAGCACTGTCTTTGTGGCTAAT CTTGACTATAAAGTGGGCTGGAAGAAGCTGAAAGAGGTATTCAGCATGGCGGGCATGGTGGTAAGGGCTGACATTCTGGAAGACAAGGATGGGAAAAGCAGAGGCATGGGCACAGTTACATTTGATATGCCCATTGAAGCCGTCCAAGCTGTCT CTATGTTTAATGGGCAGCTGTTATTTAACAGAGTCATGCACGTCAAACTG GATGAGAAGTCCCTGCCCAAAGATTTTGGACCACCGgacagagctgctgctgctgctgccgctctTCCCC GTGGTCTGAGTGGTATTGGTTTGGGCCTGGGACCTGGTGGCCAGCCCATTGATGCTAACCAGCTcaatagaggaggaggaggaggtggtggaggaATGGGCAACATGGGCCCTGGAG GAATGGATGGAATGGGCTTTGGCAACATGGGAGGACGTATGGGAGGAGGCGGAGGCG GAATGGACAACTTTGGAGGAATGAACAACATGGATCGTTTTGGTTCTTCAGGAATGGGCAGGATGAACG AGATGGACCGTGGGATTGGTGGTGCTTTTGACAGGGAGTTTGGGCGGAATGAAATGGGAATGTCTCGCAATAATTTTGGAGACTCCTTTGAAAGAGGAATGG gaaactCTCTGGGTATGGACCGCATGAACTCTGGGATGGACCGCCTGGGAACCAGCATGGATCGCATGGCAGGGATGGACCGGATGGGCATGGACAGGATGGACCGTGGGTCTGACCTGGACAGACTAGGTTCTGGGTTCGACCGGATGGGTTCGGGGATGGACCGGCTGGGGCCCAGTATGGACAGGCTTGGACCTGGCCTGGACCGTATGAGCTCCAGCATGGACCGCCTCGGCCCAGCTGGGTTTGAACGCTTGGGCCCGTCTGGTTTGGATCGCATGGGTTCTGGCCTGGACTTTGGCTCCCCAATGGGTATGGATCGCATGGGCAACACCGGGCTTGACAGAATGGCCAGCAGCTTTGACCGCATTGGCTCAGCTGGAGGAATTGAGCGCTTCCCCTCCGGTGGCCTCGACCGCATGAGCTCTAGCATGGATCGGATGGGGTCTGGAGGTGTTGGTGGTCAGTTTGATCGCTCTGCTGACATGGATCGTGGATTTGGTGGGAATTCctttggaggagctggagggcCTGGGACTGGGGGAGGCAATGTCAGGAAGGGATGCCAGATCTTTGTCAGAAAT ctgcCATTTGACTTCAACTGGAAGATGCTGAAGGATACCTTCAACACATGCG GCATGGTTCAGTATGCTGATATTAAGATGGAGAACGGCAAGTCCAAGGGCTGTGGCGTGGTTCGCTTCGACACCCCTGAAACTGCGGAGCGCGTCTGCCGGACCATGAATGGCTATCGGCTGAATGGAAGAGAAATTGATGTTAGGATTGATAGGAATGCATAA